ATATGAGCCCCTGAATGACATTGAGTATCGGTACGACTACAAGGAGAAGTCCTGTACAAAACAGCCAAGCTGAATTGGCAAGGTCTACGTCAAGGTCATACAGCTGAGGCGGAATCAATGAATTAAAAGCCGGAGACATGGCTGATAATACAAGAACCACCTTTAAAACTAGACCATCTTGAATAGATCCAATTCCTAAAAAATAAGCCACGCTTGTTATGATTGCAGGTACCATCAAAAACTTAATGGAGGCCACCACAAAACATTCTGGTAAATATGTACTGATCGCTTTGAGTCTCATATTAAATCCAACAGATGTTACAAGGAGAAATGATGAGAGCGGAATAAGGATTTCGTTAATATGTTGATAAATAGCAAACCTTGGCACCCCGGATATATTTAAGCTTCCCCCGATTAATATACTCACAAAGTATATGAGTATAAACGGATCGGTAATCAACTTGATAAAGGCACTTCTTTTTACCCCGCTCTTCGGGTCCGTTCCATAGAGCTTTGCAATGGGATAGCCGATAAGGTAATAGGCTATTTCCTCTAAAAGTTTATACATTGCAACAAGCGCATAACTTACCTCACCGAAAAAGATATAACAAACTAATCCTCCGAAATTACCTATATTGGTAAAAGAACCGGATACTATCATAGATCCTGTCTGTCTTTTGGTGTGTTTTAAAAGCTTGGAAGCGATATAGCCTAGTATCCCTCCAACAACAAGCGCACCAAATCCCAAAACCGGCAGCGCCGCCAACTTGATGTTATTAAGATTGGTGCCCCAGAATGCACCTATTGTAATAATGGGATTAATACCCAGCAAAGCTGTTATTTGTATCATTCTTATATATTTACTGACCGGGACAGTCTCTTCTATTTTATATTTAAGCGTTAAAAACTTGATACTTTTTCCAAGAATAAGTGCAACTAATATAATTCCTGTCGGAATTAAAAACCTTATCAAACCGCCACCTCACTTTCCATCTATTTAAGCGCTTTTTATGCGCGTATTATACTATACTATCCCAATTAATACGAAAATTCAATATGATACTTTTGGTGATACTTTTGTACTTTTGCGGATCTATTTGGGGACAGTTATCCAATAGTGGGCTTGACCGTTTCCCTTGGGGACGGACATCCAATATTACCGACTGCTTCTCTTGGGGACGGTTATCCAACAGTGCCGGTAAGCGCTAAAAATGGAAGCCGGCATCTTCTGCTACGGGCTCCCATTTCTTTTAGCTATCTTATGGATTAACAATATTAACAGGCGCTCCGTCTAAAAATGCCTTTAAGTTATTCACCGCAATGTCCATTAGACGTGTCCTTGATTCTGTAGGTGCCCAGGCAATATGAGGAGTAATGATACAGTTTTTGGCATCTAAA
This genomic window from Cellulosilyticum sp. I15G10I2 contains:
- a CDS encoding AEC family transporter — protein: MIRFLIPTGIILVALILGKSIKFLTLKYKIEETVPVSKYIRMIQITALLGINPIITIGAFWGTNLNNIKLAALPVLGFGALVVGGILGYIASKLLKHTKRQTGSMIVSGSFTNIGNFGGLVCYIFFGEVSYALVAMYKLLEEIAYYLIGYPIAKLYGTDPKSGVKRSAFIKLITDPFILIYFVSILIGGSLNISGVPRFAIYQHINEILIPLSSFLLVTSVGFNMRLKAISTYLPECFVVASIKFLMVPAIITSVAYFLGIGSIQDGLVLKVVLVLSAMSPAFNSLIPPQLYDLDVDLANSAWLFCTGLLLVVVPILNVIQGLI